A single window of Caldicellulosiruptor bescii DSM 6725 DNA harbors:
- a CDS encoding bifunctional folylpolyglutamate synthase/dihydrofolate synthase, protein MTYEQALDFIHSTYKFGTKLGLENITKLLEFMGNPQKGLKVIHVAGTNGKGSTCAFINQMLIEAGFRVGLYTSPFLESFNERIKLNNQPIDNQELASITEFVKERIEELIRQGFSHPTEFEVVTAIGFEFFKRKNVDFVVLEVGLGGRFDATNVVENPEICVITSIGFDHMDILGSTIEKIAFEKAGIIKQNTKVILALQRYEEVKEVISKVCKEQNAQLIEVERNYHVLKSTLEGIVFDCVTPKGIYKNLEIKLLGTHQVENALNCVYVYECLKEKYDIKTEALIKGLLNARWNGRFEVLIDTPLVVLDGAHNVDGMKVLVENCKIYLNDKKIVAVVGILKDKEYEKMISLIKSVAQRVIFTLVPSQKRAFSEKEALEISHKCGVEFVPDFREAIKYALGLCNEDDAVIICGSLYLVGAARGFLKSMLSRL, encoded by the coding sequence ATGACTTATGAACAAGCTTTAGATTTTATTCATTCAACCTATAAATTTGGTACAAAGCTTGGTCTTGAGAATATAACAAAACTTCTTGAGTTTATGGGTAATCCTCAAAAAGGGTTAAAGGTTATTCACGTTGCGGGCACGAATGGGAAAGGTTCCACATGTGCTTTTATAAATCAGATGTTGATTGAGGCAGGCTTTAGGGTGGGGCTTTATACCTCACCCTTTCTTGAATCTTTTAACGAGAGGATAAAACTCAACAATCAACCAATAGACAATCAAGAACTTGCCAGTATTACAGAGTTTGTAAAAGAAAGAATTGAAGAGTTGATAAGACAAGGTTTTTCACATCCCACAGAGTTTGAGGTTGTAACTGCCATTGGTTTTGAGTTTTTTAAAAGAAAAAATGTAGACTTTGTTGTTCTTGAGGTTGGACTTGGTGGAAGATTTGATGCAACTAATGTAGTAGAAAACCCTGAAATTTGCGTAATTACATCAATAGGTTTTGATCATATGGACATTTTAGGTTCAACAATTGAAAAAATTGCTTTCGAGAAGGCAGGAATAATAAAGCAAAATACCAAAGTAATACTGGCACTTCAGCGATATGAAGAGGTAAAAGAGGTTATTTCGAAAGTGTGCAAGGAGCAAAATGCTCAGCTAATCGAGGTAGAAAGAAATTATCATGTATTGAAGAGCACACTGGAAGGAATTGTTTTTGATTGTGTTACTCCAAAAGGAATTTATAAAAATCTTGAGATTAAGCTACTTGGCACACATCAGGTAGAAAATGCTCTAAATTGTGTTTATGTGTATGAATGTTTGAAAGAAAAATATGACATAAAAACTGAAGCGTTAATAAAAGGGCTATTGAATGCTCGCTGGAACGGTCGGTTTGAGGTTTTGATAGATACACCTTTGGTTGTATTAGATGGTGCGCACAATGTAGATGGGATGAAAGTGCTTGTAGAAAACTGCAAAATATACTTAAATGATAAGAAGATTGTGGCTGTTGTAGGAATTTTAAAGGACAAAGAATATGAAAAGATGATTTCGTTGATAAAGAGTGTGGCGCAAAGGGTTATATTTACTCTTGTTCCTTCCCAAAAGAGAGCTTTTTCTGAAAAAGAAGCTCTTGAAATTTCGCATAAGTGTGGTGTTGAGTTTGTACCAGATTTCAGAGAAGCAATTAAATATGCATTAGGTTTGTGTAATGAAGATGATGCAGTCATAATTTGTGGTTCTTTATATCTTGTAGGGGCAGCAAGAGGTTTTCTGAAAAGCATGTTAAGTAGGTTGTAA
- the fsa gene encoding fructose-6-phosphate aldolase, with the protein MKLFIDTANVNEIREAHSWGIICGVTTNPSLIAKEGRDFKEVVNEICSIVDGPISAEVISLKAEGMIEEARDLAKIHKNIVIKIPMTAEGLKAVSVLSKEGIKTNVTLIFSAAQALLAAKAGATYVSPFVGRLDDIGQNGIELIKEIVQIFKNYPDIKTEIIAASIRHPIHVIEAAKAGAHIATVPFKVLEQMTKHALTDVGIERFLKDWEKVPKKS; encoded by the coding sequence ATGAAACTTTTTATTGATACTGCAAATGTGAATGAGATAAGAGAAGCTCATTCTTGGGGAATAATTTGTGGTGTTACTACAAATCCGTCTTTGATTGCGAAAGAGGGCAGAGATTTCAAAGAAGTAGTTAATGAGATTTGTTCAATTGTAGATGGTCCAATCTCTGCAGAGGTAATTTCTCTTAAAGCAGAAGGTATGATTGAAGAGGCAAGAGATTTAGCAAAGATTCATAAAAATATAGTTATTAAAATTCCAATGACTGCAGAGGGGCTCAAAGCTGTGTCAGTTCTTTCGAAAGAAGGTATTAAGACAAATGTTACACTCATCTTCTCAGCAGCTCAAGCACTTTTAGCGGCAAAAGCTGGAGCAACTTATGTATCACCATTTGTGGGAAGACTTGACGATATTGGGCAAAATGGTATAGAGCTTATAAAGGAGATTGTACAAATATTCAAGAACTATCCTGACATTAAAACAGAGATAATTGCAGCAAGTATAAGACATCCTATACATGTTATTGAAGCTGCAAAAGCAGGTGCTCATATAGCAACAGTGCCGTTTAAAGTTTTAGAGCAGATGACAAAACATGCTCTGACCGATGTTGGTATCGAAAGATTCTTGAAAGACTGGGAAAAGGTACCCAAGAAAAGTTAA
- the pgeF gene encoding peptidoglycan editing factor PgeF: MGFVKENINGIEIFRISEFEDYGIEGFFTTRKGCGHDSFNLSYKWTAQKDEVDKNFRILFEALKIDHRNIFYAKQVHKNDIIIVERGFDFFEYNQEVEADGLVTNVHGIALITMHADCFPVYIVDTKTRVISLIHSGWRGTLQHITENALQILKKKFLSSAEDLLVAIGPGICKRHFEVGKDVYEMFLREFGDEVCLESKESFFIDLKKAIMIDLKKNGIESCQIISCDMCTYEDADLFFSYRRDLNRPEKLGSMVAILRMVRR, from the coding sequence ATGGGATTTGTAAAAGAGAATATAAATGGGATAGAGATATTTAGAATAAGTGAATTTGAAGATTATGGTATAGAGGGTTTTTTTACAACACGAAAGGGTTGTGGACACGATAGTTTCAATCTGAGCTATAAATGGACTGCACAGAAAGATGAAGTGGACAAAAACTTTCGCATTCTTTTTGAGGCTTTAAAAATAGACCATAGAAATATTTTCTATGCAAAACAGGTGCATAAAAATGATATAATAATTGTAGAAAGAGGATTTGACTTTTTTGAATATAATCAAGAGGTAGAGGCTGACGGACTTGTAACAAATGTCCATGGAATTGCACTTATAACAATGCATGCTGATTGTTTTCCTGTTTATATTGTCGATACAAAGACAAGAGTAATTTCTCTGATTCATTCTGGTTGGAGAGGGACTTTGCAGCATATAACCGAAAATGCTCTCCAGATTCTAAAGAAGAAATTTTTATCTTCAGCTGAAGATTTACTTGTGGCGATTGGTCCAGGGATATGTAAAAGACATTTTGAGGTGGGTAAAGATGTTTACGAGATGTTTTTGAGAGAGTTTGGAGATGAGGTTTGTTTGGAGTCTAAAGAGAGTTTTTTTATCGATTTGAAAAAAGCAATAATGATTGACTTGAAAAAGAATGGTATTGAGAGCTGTCAGATAATATCCTGCGATATGTGCACATATGAAGATGCAGACCTATTCTTTTCGTACAGAAGAGACCTAAACAGACCAGAGAAATTGGGAAGTATGGTGGCAATCTTGAGGATGGTGAGAAGGTAA